In Pleuronectes platessa chromosome 8, fPlePla1.1, whole genome shotgun sequence, the genomic stretch ACAACTGCATGAATTAATGCATTAATGAATCCAATGAACGGATGAATCGCCTGTTTTGTTTGCTACAGCCTCAACCTATTTGGTCCGCATCCCAGCACTCCGGTGTGAGCGTGGCCTCATTAAAAAGCCTGTCACGTCTCGTCGAGTGGTCTCCAGCTCCGAGTGACCGAGCTCCCAGGGAGCGGGGCTCCTCATTAACGCCGCCACatatttacaaacacacagcgcCGGGGTCTCGCTTTCTGCTCACCGACATTAAATCATTAGGTGTCAGAAGGGATGCCGCCTAATGTACACATTTAAAAGCGAGCTCTCAGAGGCGGCTTACAGGATTCTGCTTTAACCTTTACATTTTCTCCCTTTTCATTCTTCTATTCAAGGGATGTAACAGGAAATCACAAGCCACGGTGGCCCCAGAAAGAAATTAGGACATGCTAAAGTACAACGCCCTCATCATAAAAGCTGATTGTCGGACACACTGAAGTGCTTTTAGATGATGCTGACTTCAGCCATGTGTGATGCTCGCTATAATTAAAAAGTGCTTTCATTTAGCCAGCCCCACACAATGAGCCGCATGTGAGCGAGAGGAGTCCAGAGTTCAGCACTGGAGAGATGGGCAGCAAATTGCTCCTGGCCCCCACAACACATGTGTATAAGCAAAGCCTACCCCAGTCCTTTAGAAATCTGACGGTCACTGATAGGTCCTTtggaaaataattaataaactaTAGCAGGGGGTGAAAAAAAGAATCACGTCATAGACAAACCCAGCAAAGCAAAGGGAGTTTCTTACCGGAGGAATGGCCTCGATTAGTGGCGTCGTGGTCGCTGTCTCCCTGCTCGCTGTCTCCGTGGCCACTGTCTTTGGAGCTCACCAGGTCGGCCTCCTGGAACGCCGAGCTGAAACCAAAGACATCACTGAATTCAGTTTTTACAGAGATTAAAACCCCCTTTCTAATAACACTGGCCCCATCTCATCGTCCAGAGCATCGTCAGAGAATGAATCGAGCACCAGAGAGGCTGCAGGCCGAGTCTCTCTCCATATTTACCTGTTGACGCGTCTTGGCCTGTCAACCAGGTAGCTGAGTTCAGCTCGTTGGTGTTTGGtctgaaagagaaaggggaggtgGGTCAGTGGGTGTCACTCTAACACCCTGTGTAGCATCAtcaacacatacacaacaaGAGAACTGACCAAAATACATGACCACCCTCCAACCAGAAATGATGCAACCCACACAGTGCCAATGATTGGTGCTATCTGTAAAAAGACCCTGTGCTGCGTTCAGCCCTCAACCATTACATACATCATTCACATGTGGTgaggagtcccccccccccaccccacacacacacacacacacacatcagaggaTTGAGCACGGCTCTACAGATATGTTGCCTGGGCGCTAAGATAAAGTAGTGCACCGATTCAGGCTGGCACCGCCAAGAGATGCATCTTTGTTGTTGTGCAACTCAGCAACATTGTGACCAGTATGCTTAATGCAAACACTCCTCTCCCTggggactcacacacacacacacacacacaaccacacaaccacacacacacacacacagcacacacaaagcacacacacacagcaaccagCAGCTCTGACCAACCATACATTGCTCCTATTCTCATCTTCTTTTCTGGcttttttatcatttcagagACATGGGAGCTAAACATAATCATGCAATAATTACTATTTCACAGCTGAGCTCCCTGAGGACTGTTAAAGGTAACATGTCAGCAACCAGTGGTCTAaacactgtgtttgttttatgctTTTCCTGAGATAAGTCCCAGCAGCATTCTGTATAAGCACTTCATTAAAAACTCCTCAGACCTGCTGTtgatctggggggggggggggatgacatATTTTCTATCTGTCATCTGAATAGATTCAAACAGATCCTGAGTATGAACCAGGTTTTTTACACATGCTGGATGGAGGGGGAGTTAAACTGTAAGGTATGAGAGGGACTCTTACCTCGCTTGATAAAATGCTGCCGTTTGATATGATGTCAGGCTGCTGGTCTGTGTACCCTGTGACTATGGCCCCGCACGGCTTGTGATCGGTGTCTGTGCTCCTAGAGGGACTACACGGCTTTAGGAACATGAGGTCGGTTTTGGCAGACTCTGGAGTCAGACATACCTGGTAGCAATAGTTCTGGTTTTGGTGGTGGGAGCCGAAGCTCCCTGACTCCTCCACGGGGACTTGAGTTGAACTGGGTCCACTCACGTTAACAGCGCTTTGCACCAGCATGATATCCGACTTGCTGAGCTTTTTCTTGCGCGCTCGGCCCTGatgagagcagcaggagctgcAGCCCAGGCAGCACTCGCTGGTCAGGCAGGTATAAAAGTTAAGCTTCTTGTCCTTCTGGCAGCGCACGGCCAGCACGATCATGaccaggaggaagatgaaggagaCGGAGCCCAGGGCGATGATGAGGATCAGGGTGAGGTCCAGGGTGCCCTCTTTGGCCTTAGCAGCGCCTCCCCTGTCCCCGCTGCCGTGGCCCTCAGCCACACTGTCCACCAGCACGACCATCACGCTGGCGCTGGAGGACAGCGGCGGCTGGCCGTGGTCCCTCACCTCGATCAGCAGGTCGTACAGCTGGTGGGGGTCACGCTTGACCGACACCCTCCTCGCCGTGCGGAGCTCGCCCGTCCTCCAGTCCATCCTGAACATGCCATTCTCGTTCCCCCGCTGGATGCTGTAGGAGAGCCGCGCGTTCTCGCCGTCGTCCGCGTCCATGGCCACTATGCGGGTCACCAGGTATCCCGGCTCAGCTGAGCGGGGCAGGGGCTCCCTGGCTGTGCCGTTCTTCCCCAGGGGGGCCAACACCAGCGGGGCATTGTCATTTTGATCCACGATGATGACTTTGACTGTGGCGTTGGTGGAGAGCTCCGGTGTGCCCGCGTCTCTGGCTTGGACCATGAAAGTGAAATCCTTCAGCTGCTCATAATCGAAGGACCTGAGTGCGTACAGATAGCCTGTCTCCTCGTTGATCGACACATACGTTTTGACTGACATGCCCTGGATGTCACACTCTAATATGGAGTAGCTGATGAGCGCATTCTGCCCGATGTCCGTGTCCAGAGCCGTCACCGCGTGTATATAAGCCCCTGGCACGTTATTCTCTGTCACATACACATCATATATGGTCTGCGTAAAAGTGGGCGCGTTGTCGTTCTCATCGGACACCTGGACTCGGATGGACTTACTGGTGGTGAGTGAGGGTGATCCTTTATCCCGCGCCACCACCGTGACCGAGTAGGACTCCGCCAGCTCCCGGTTCAGCGGCCCGTCCGTCAAGATGGTAAAATAATTCCTGAAGgaggattttaatttgaaagggaCATCACCGAGAATTTCCACGTTGATCTGACCGTTCTCCTCTGCGTCTCGGTCCGTGACACTCAGCAGCGCAATCACGGTGCCGGGAGCCGCCTTCTCGCTCACCGACTCGGTGACGGTGCTGAATGTGATCTCCGGGGCATTGTCGTTCAAGTCGTTGACTTTGACCAGCACTTTGCAGTGCGCGGCCACGGCGTTTGGCCCCATGTCCTTGGCCTGGACAAAGATCTGATAGAGGCCGCTCTCCTCGAAATCCACCTCTGCGCGCACCTCGATGCGCCCGGTGCGCGGATCAATGCTGAACAAGTCCTTTACGCGGCTGGAGATGTGGTTGCTGAAGGAGTAAACTATCTCCCCGTTTAGTCCCTCGTCCAGGTCAGTAGCGTTCAGCTGAAGGACCAGCGTGCCCACGGGTGCGTTCTCCGGGAGGCTCACCGTGTAGACGGGCTGGTCAAACACCGGAACATTATCGTTAGAGTCCAGCACTTTCACCACCAGCAGCGCAGTGCCAGTCCGTGGAGGCTGACCGCCGTCCACCGCGGTTAACACGTACCTGTGCGCCGCCTGCTGCTCCCGGTCCAGCGGCTTCTC encodes the following:
- the pcdh10b gene encoding protocadherin-10b isoform X1 → MIVFVIVLCITDGVLAQIRYSVPEEADHGTLVGNIAEDLGLDLTKLASRRFQVVPSSRTPYLEVNLENGVLFVSEKIDREQICKQSVSCQLNMEVFLENPLELFRVEIEVVDINDNPPSFPETDITVEISESATPGTRFPLESAFDPDVGSNALRTYDITTNNYFYLDVQTQADGNKFAELVLEKPLDREQQAAHRYVLTAVDGGQPPRTGTALLVVKVLDSNDNVPVFDQPVYTVSLPENAPVGTLVLQLNATDLDEGLNGEIVYSFSNHISSRVKDLFSIDPRTGRIEVRAEVDFEESGLYQIFVQAKDMGPNAVAAHCKVLVKVNDLNDNAPEITFSTVTESVSEKAAPGTVIALLSVTDRDAEENGQINVEILGDVPFKLKSSFRNYFTILTDGPLNRELAESYSVTVVARDKGSPSLTTSKSIRVQVSDENDNAPTFTQTIYDVYVTENNVPGAYIHAVTALDTDIGQNALISYSILECDIQGMSVKTYVSINEETGYLYALRSFDYEQLKDFTFMVQARDAGTPELSTNATVKVIIVDQNDNAPLVLAPLGKNGTAREPLPRSAEPGYLVTRIVAMDADDGENARLSYSIQRGNENGMFRMDWRTGELRTARRVSVKRDPHQLYDLLIEVRDHGQPPLSSSASVMVVLVDSVAEGHGSGDRGGAAKAKEGTLDLTLILIIALGSVSFIFLLVMIVLAVRCQKDKKLNFYTCLTSECCLGCSSCCSHQGRARKKKLSKSDIMLVQSAVNVSGPSSTQVPVEESGSFGSHHQNQNYCYQVCLTPESAKTDLMFLKPCSPSRSTDTDHKPCGAIVTGYTDQQPDIISNGSILSSETKHQRAELSYLVDRPRRVNSSAFQEADLVSSKDSGHGDSEQGDSDHDATNRGHSSGADLFSNCTEECKALGHSDRCWMPSFMPSDGRQGPDYRSNLHVPGMDSVPDTEVFDSPEQTADKSFSTFGKETPLSHQHQHLHHHHLLQNHHVRHHHSSLERKELEAFLPSSRTPCNPAHLTRKRVC
- the pcdh10b gene encoding protocadherin-10b isoform X3 codes for the protein MIVFVIVLCITDGVLAQIRYSVPEEADHGTLVGNIAEDLGLDLTKLASRRFQVVPSSRTPYLEVNLENGVLFVSEKIDREQICKQSVSCQLNMEVFLENPLELFRVEIEVVDINDNPPSFPETDITVEISESATPGTRFPLESAFDPDVGSNALRTYDITTNNYFYLDVQTQADGNKFAELVLEKPLDREQQAAHRYVLTAVDGGQPPRTGTALLVVKVLDSNDNVPVFDQPVYTVSLPENAPVGTLVLQLNATDLDEGLNGEIVYSFSNHISSRVKDLFSIDPRTGRIEVRAEVDFEESGLYQIFVQAKDMGPNAVAAHCKVLVKVNDLNDNAPEITFSTVTESVSEKAAPGTVIALLSVTDRDAEENGQINVEILGDVPFKLKSSFRNYFTILTDGPLNRELAESYSVTVVARDKGSPSLTTSKSIRVQVSDENDNAPTFTQTIYDVYVTENNVPGAYIHAVTALDTDIGQNALISYSILECDIQGMSVKTYVSINEETGYLYALRSFDYEQLKDFTFMVQARDAGTPELSTNATVKVIIVDQNDNAPLVLAPLGKNGTAREPLPRSAEPGYLVTRIVAMDADDGENARLSYSIQRGNENGMFRMDWRTGELRTARRVSVKRDPHQLYDLLIEVRDHGQPPLSSSASVMVVLVDSVAEGHGSGDRGGAAKAKEGTLDLTLILIIALGSVSFIFLLVMIVLAVRCQKDKKLNFYTCLTSECCLGCSSCCSHQGRARKKKLSKSDIMLVQSAVNVSGPSSTQVPVEESGSFGSHHQNQNYCYQVCLTPESAKTDLMFLKPCSPSRSTDTDHKPCGAIVTGYTDQQPDIISNGSILSSETKHQRAELSYLVDRPRRVNSSAFQEADLVSSKDSGHGDSEQGDSDHDATNRGHSSGADLFSNCTEECKALGHSDRCWMPSFMPSDGRQGPDYRSNLHVPGMDSVPDTERGKGFASSFRVDISETA
- the pcdh10b gene encoding protocadherin-10b isoform X2, translated to MIVFVIVLCITDGVLAQIRYSVPEEADHGTLVGNIAEDLGLDLTKLASRRFQVVPSSRTPYLEVNLENGVLFVSEKIDREQICKQSVSCQLNMEVFLENPLELFRVEIEVVDINDNPPSFPETDITVEISESATPGTRFPLESAFDPDVGSNALRTYDITTNNYFYLDVQTQADGNKFAELVLEKPLDREQQAAHRYVLTAVDGGQPPRTGTALLVVKVLDSNDNVPVFDQPVYTVSLPENAPVGTLVLQLNATDLDEGLNGEIVYSFSNHISSRVKDLFSIDPRTGRIEVRAEVDFEESGLYQIFVQAKDMGPNAVAAHCKVLVKVNDLNDNAPEITFSTVTESVSEKAAPGTVIALLSVTDRDAEENGQINVEILGDVPFKLKSSFRNYFTILTDGPLNRELAESYSVTVVARDKGSPSLTTSKSIRVQVSDENDNAPTFTQTIYDVYVTENNVPGAYIHAVTALDTDIGQNALISYSILECDIQGMSVKTYVSINEETGYLYALRSFDYEQLKDFTFMVQARDAGTPELSTNATVKVIIVDQNDNAPLVLAPLGKNGTAREPLPRSAEPGYLVTRIVAMDADDGENARLSYSIQRGNENGMFRMDWRTGELRTARRVSVKRDPHQLYDLLIEVRDHGQPPLSSSASVMVVLVDSVAEGHGSGDRGGAAKAKEGTLDLTLILIIALGSVSFIFLLVMIVLAVRCQKDKKLNFYTCLTSECCLGCSSCCSHQGRARKKKLSKSDIMLVQSAVNVSGPSSTQVPVEESGSFGSHHQNQNYCYQVCLTPESAKTDLMFLKPCSPSRSTDTDHKPCGAIVTGYTDQQPDIISNGSILSSETKHQRAELSYLVDRPRRVNSSAFQEADLVSSKDSGHGDSEQGDSDHDATNRGHSSGADLFSNCTEECKALGHSDRCWMPSFMPSDGRQGPDYRSNLHVPGMDSVPDTEVFDSPEQTADKSFSTFGKETHHHSSLERKELEAFLPSSRTPCNPAHLTRKRVC